The Aequorivita sublithincola DSM 14238 genome window below encodes:
- the accB gene encoding acetyl-CoA carboxylase biotin carboxyl carrier protein, with amino-acid sequence MDLKDIQNLIKFVAKSGASEVKLETDDIKITIKTGSEGGETTYIQQVPTMAQPQMQMQPQTSAPQQQSGSSNDAPEDTAESKYITIKSPIIGTLYRKPSPDKPVFVEVGSTINVGDVLCVIEAMKLFNEIESEVSGKIVKILVDDSSPVEFDQPLFLVDPS; translated from the coding sequence ATGGATTTAAAGGACATTCAAAACTTAATCAAGTTTGTGGCAAAAAGTGGTGCCAGCGAAGTAAAACTTGAAACGGACGACATAAAGATCACTATCAAAACAGGATCTGAAGGAGGCGAAACCACCTACATTCAGCAAGTACCAACAATGGCGCAACCGCAAATGCAAATGCAGCCACAAACTTCGGCTCCACAACAGCAATCAGGATCTTCAAATGATGCTCCTGAAGATACAGCCGAATCTAAATACATTACAATCAAGTCACCAATCATTGGTACTTTATATAGAAAACCTTCTCCAGACAAACCTGTTTTTGTAGAAGTGGGAAGTACAATAAACGTAGGCGATGTGCTTTGCGTAATTGAAGCTATGAAACTTTTCAACGAAATAGAAAGTGAAGTTTCAGGAAAGATTGTAAAAATTTTAGTGGACGATTCTTCTCCAGTAGAATTTGACCAACCGTTATTTTTAGTAGATCCATCTTAG
- a CDS encoding beta-ketoacyl-ACP synthase III codes for MSSITAAITAVGSYVPDYVLSNKVLETMVDTNDDWITSRTGIKERRILKDKDKGTSYLAIQAAKDLLQKSNTDPAEIDMVIMATATPDMPVAATGVYVATQIGAVNAFSYDLVAACSSFLFGMSTAARYIESGKYKKVLLIGADKMSSIIDYTDRTTCIIFGDGGGAVLFEPNTEGLGVIDEYLRTDGVGRPFLKIDAGGSLLPSSIETVTNKQHYVFQEGKTVFKFAVSNMADVCEKVMLKNNLTGDDVNWLVPHQANKRIIDAAASRMKLPQEKVMINIHKYGNTTSATLPLCLADYEKQLKKGDNLIFASFGGGFTWGAVYVKWAYDSK; via the coding sequence ATGAGTAGTATCACGGCAGCTATTACCGCTGTAGGGAGTTACGTTCCAGATTACGTTCTCTCCAACAAAGTTTTGGAAACAATGGTCGATACCAACGACGATTGGATTACCTCTAGAACCGGAATTAAGGAAAGGAGAATATTAAAGGATAAAGACAAAGGCACTTCCTATTTAGCTATTCAAGCAGCAAAAGATCTTCTTCAAAAAAGCAACACAGACCCAGCAGAGATTGATATGGTTATCATGGCAACTGCAACGCCAGATATGCCTGTGGCTGCAACTGGTGTTTATGTGGCAACTCAAATTGGAGCCGTAAATGCTTTTTCTTATGATTTGGTTGCAGCCTGTTCCAGTTTTCTCTTCGGAATGTCAACCGCAGCACGATATATAGAATCCGGAAAATATAAAAAAGTATTACTCATTGGCGCAGATAAAATGTCGTCAATAATTGACTATACAGATAGAACTACCTGCATTATTTTTGGTGATGGTGGTGGCGCTGTACTTTTTGAACCCAATACAGAAGGTTTAGGAGTAATAGATGAATATTTGCGCACAGACGGAGTAGGAAGACCTTTCCTAAAAATTGATGCAGGCGGTTCATTGCTTCCCTCTTCAATTGAAACCGTTACTAATAAACAACATTACGTTTTTCAAGAAGGAAAAACGGTTTTCAAATTCGCAGTTTCGAATATGGCCGATGTTTGTGAAAAAGTGATGCTAAAAAACAACCTTACTGGCGATGATGTAAACTGGCTAGTTCCACATCAAGCAAACAAACGGATTATTGATGCCGCAGCTTCAAGGATGAAACTTCCCCAAGAAAAAGTAATGATAAACATTCATAAATATGGTAACACAACCTCTGCTACCTTGCCGTTGTGTTTGGCCGATTATGAAAAACAACTTAAAAAAGGTGATAATTTAATTTTTGCTTCCTTCGGTGGAGGCTTTACCTGGGGCGCCGTTTATGTGAAATGGGCCTACGATTCAAAATAA
- the rpmF gene encoding 50S ribosomal protein L32, with protein sequence MAHPKRKISKTRRDKRRTHYKATAPTIAIDPTTGEAHLFHRAHWHEGKMYYRGQVVIDATEQVEA encoded by the coding sequence ATGGCACATCCAAAGAGAAAAATCTCGAAGACAAGAAGAGATAAGAGAAGAACGCATTACAAAGCTACTGCCCCTACAATTGCAATAGACCCTACAACGGGTGAGGCGCATCTTTTTCACAGAGCACACTGGCACGAAGGTAAAATGTACTACCGTGGTCAAGTTGTTATTGATGCAACTGAGCAAGTAGAAGCATAA
- a CDS encoding YceD family protein, which yields MKDLKEFTIPFVGLKLGKHQFNFELKKAFFEHFEYDEFNDAAINLDVLLEKMSTLLEFTLTYNGTVNVACDTTNEPFDQEVDGEYKFVVKFGDEYNDENEDLLILSHGSYEVNIQQYIFESIVLAMPSRKVHPGVKDGTLKSDILDKLEELSPKDLDEQSEPEDDNTDPRWDSLKKLLTDK from the coding sequence ATGAAGGATTTGAAAGAATTTACCATCCCTTTCGTAGGGCTTAAATTAGGAAAACACCAGTTTAACTTTGAATTAAAAAAAGCGTTCTTTGAGCATTTTGAGTATGACGAATTTAATGACGCTGCCATTAATCTCGATGTACTGCTGGAAAAAATGAGCACGTTGCTAGAGTTCACATTAACATATAATGGAACCGTAAACGTTGCTTGCGACACTACAAACGAACCCTTCGATCAAGAGGTCGATGGAGAATATAAGTTTGTTGTAAAATTCGGTGATGAATACAATGACGAAAATGAAGATTTACTCATTTTGTCTCACGGAAGTTATGAAGTGAACATTCAGCAATATATTTTTGAATCAATAGTGTTGGCTATGCCTTCACGAAAAGTTCATCCCGGAGTAAAAGACGGAACATTAAAAAGTGACATACTCGATAAACTTGAAGAACTAAGTCCAAAAGATCTCGACGAACAATCGGAACCTGAGGACGACAATACTGATCCCCGTTGGGATTCATTAAAAAAACTATTAACGGATAAATAA